The Teredinibacter sp. KSP-S5-2 genome includes a window with the following:
- the fmt gene encoding methionyl-tRNA formyltransferase produces MSHTQPLNIVFAGTPDFAAKHLEALLQSPHNILAVYTQPDRPAGRGKKLTPSPVKQLAEEHSIPVFQPESLKTEEAQAELKQLNPDLMIVVAYGLLLPQAVLDTPKFGCFNVHGSLLPKWRGAAPIQRAVQYGDTKTGVTIMQMDIGLDTGDMLLKAECDISPTDTSGDLYQRLAELGPQALLTCLEQLSQGKVIGEKQSDEYENTEFQYARKIEKSEAEIDWSLPAPEIERKIRAFNPFPVCYTTLGGERLRIQRAALIADTTGKSDPGKVAIREGSIEVQCGSGSVRLLELQLPGKKSMEVEQFLNGFSSLLQQHSHLGQ; encoded by the coding sequence ATGAGCCACACACAACCTCTCAATATTGTTTTTGCGGGTACACCAGATTTTGCAGCTAAGCACCTCGAAGCCTTGCTGCAATCACCGCATAATATTCTCGCCGTATACACACAACCGGATCGCCCTGCTGGTCGGGGAAAAAAACTCACACCCAGCCCGGTTAAGCAGCTGGCAGAGGAACACAGCATTCCGGTTTTCCAGCCAGAATCTCTGAAAACCGAAGAAGCGCAGGCAGAATTAAAGCAACTTAACCCGGATTTGATGATTGTCGTGGCCTATGGACTGCTTCTACCTCAAGCCGTGTTAGACACCCCCAAATTTGGCTGCTTCAATGTTCACGGCTCGCTGCTTCCAAAATGGCGGGGCGCCGCCCCAATCCAAAGAGCCGTTCAATACGGAGACACAAAAACCGGTGTCACCATCATGCAAATGGACATAGGCCTGGATACCGGTGACATGCTATTAAAAGCCGAGTGCGATATTTCTCCAACTGACACCAGTGGGGACTTATACCAGCGCCTCGCAGAGTTGGGGCCTCAAGCCCTACTCACTTGCCTTGAACAGTTATCTCAAGGAAAAGTCATTGGAGAAAAACAGTCCGATGAATATGAGAACACCGAATTCCAATACGCCCGAAAAATAGAAAAATCCGAAGCAGAGATTGATTGGTCTCTGCCCGCACCCGAAATTGAACGGAAGATCCGCGCCTTTAACCCCTTTCCAGTTTGTTACACCACTTTGGGTGGCGAGCGTTTGCGAATTCAAAGGGCGGCGCTGATTGCAGATACAACTGGCAAATCCGACCCAGGTAAAGTTGCGATTCGTGAGGGCAGCATTGAGGTGCAATGCGGTAGTGGCAGCGTTCGACTCCTGGAACTGCAACTTCCCGGCAAAAAATCGATGGAAGTTGAGCAATTTCTTAATGGCTTCTCGTCGCTGTTACAACAACATTCTCATTTGGGGCAATAG
- the def gene encoding peptide deformylase: MAILKILEFPDPRLRNVAQPVTEVDDSIRQLIDDMFETMYDAPGVGLAATQVNVHKRVVVIDTSEDKSEPLVFINPKIEILDETLFDYEEGCLSVPGFYEEVTRPRHVRVTALNRNGETFTIEPEGLLAVCIQHEADHLDGKLFVDYLSNMKRSRIRKKLEKQHKLAEK, encoded by the coding sequence ATGGCCATACTCAAGATACTTGAATTTCCCGACCCCAGGTTACGTAATGTCGCGCAACCTGTTACTGAAGTTGACGATTCCATTCGCCAGCTGATTGATGACATGTTTGAAACCATGTACGACGCCCCCGGCGTCGGACTGGCCGCCACACAAGTGAATGTTCATAAACGTGTGGTGGTCATTGATACCAGCGAGGATAAATCCGAGCCCCTGGTATTCATCAACCCCAAAATAGAAATTTTGGACGAAACCCTGTTCGATTATGAAGAAGGTTGTTTGTCCGTGCCAGGATTCTACGAAGAGGTTACTCGTCCAAGGCATGTGCGGGTCACTGCTCTCAACCGCAACGGAGAGACTTTCACAATCGAACCAGAAGGGCTTCTGGCCGTGTGCATTCAGCACGAGGCCGATCACCTGGACGGAAAGCTTTTTGTGGATTACCTGTCCAACATGAAGCGTTCACGTATTCGCAAAAAGCTGGAAAAACAGCATAAATTAGCGGAAAAATAA
- a CDS encoding LysM peptidoglycan-binding domain-containing protein — MKNLLTGIVAFTLSSIVLASEPQLKSDVPDNYTVIKGDTLWDISGRFLQNPWMWPEIWHVNTQIENPHLIYPGDVIRLIYLEGQPRLTLTRADGGRTYKLSPQVRELTAEEAIETIPLDKINSFLSKSRVVGKRDLERAPYILSGADEHLVVGAGDQAYARGTFEETYTVYGVYRGGDKYIDPETKEFLGVQAFDIGTGTLVSVEGEIGTLDITRTTEEIRIGDRLLRQEERPIDSTFYPSPPAEDIKGVILAVEGGVSQVGKMDVVVINRGEREGMVPGNVLAVYKRGGKIRDRVSGDTVKLPDERAGLMMVFKTFEKVSFGLVLEAKQGLKVGDLIQNP; from the coding sequence ATGAAAAATCTCCTAACAGGCATTGTTGCTTTCACCCTTTCATCCATAGTGTTGGCTAGTGAGCCACAACTAAAAAGTGATGTTCCAGATAACTATACGGTGATCAAAGGAGATACACTTTGGGATATTTCCGGAAGATTCCTTCAAAACCCGTGGATGTGGCCAGAAATCTGGCATGTGAACACTCAGATAGAAAACCCTCACCTTATCTACCCTGGAGACGTTATTCGTCTTATCTATCTTGAAGGGCAACCCCGATTGACCCTGACCCGTGCCGATGGTGGCAGAACCTATAAGCTGAGCCCGCAGGTGCGTGAGCTTACTGCCGAAGAAGCTATCGAGACGATTCCACTTGATAAGATCAACAGCTTTTTATCCAAAAGTCGGGTAGTTGGCAAACGTGATTTGGAAAGAGCACCGTATATTCTATCCGGAGCCGATGAGCACCTGGTTGTGGGTGCCGGCGATCAGGCCTATGCCAGAGGGACTTTCGAGGAAACCTACACGGTGTATGGCGTTTACCGTGGTGGTGACAAATACATAGACCCAGAGACCAAAGAGTTTTTGGGGGTGCAGGCGTTTGATATTGGTACAGGTACTCTGGTTTCCGTTGAAGGCGAAATCGGCACACTGGATATCACGCGAACAACTGAAGAAATTCGTATAGGCGACCGCTTGTTACGTCAGGAAGAGCGTCCAATCGATTCTACTTTTTATCCATCTCCTCCCGCTGAAGACATTAAAGGTGTGATCCTTGCGGTAGAAGGTGGTGTAAGCCAAGTGGGTAAAATGGACGTCGTGGTCATAAACCGTGGTGAGCGTGAGGGGATGGTGCCTGGTAACGTTTTGGCTGTGTACAAGCGTGGTGGCAAAATCCGTGACCGCGTTTCCGGTGATACCGTTAAACTCCCAGATGAGCGTGCGGGTTTAATGATGGTGTTTAAAACCTTTGAAAAAGTAAGCTTTGGTTTGGTTCTTGAAGCTAAGCAAGGCTTAAAAGTAGGTGACTTGATTCAAAACCCGTAG
- the dprA gene encoding DNA-processing protein DprA, whose translation MLSPLELQLFFSRLPSVGTATYWKVLDHVPGLSAFFELSRDKLEVLIPQEAVDAVEEFQRLGKASSTFKQIEADLEWADKLNAKLIDSSSEHYPELLRETKKPPPLLYVLGDPSCLSFPQIAVVGTRNPTPGGQSSAFEFAAELAKHGFTITSGLALGIDTAAHTGAVSVNGRTIAVLGTGVDKIYPARNRELVQRIIENGGAVISEFPLGTEALPQNFPQRNRVISGLSYGTLVIEAAVKSGSLITARYAVQQDREVFALPGSVHNPLSRGCHQLIKEGAKLVETAMDVTSELKGFLSMSWEQTGRMSDSVDSDIVGQLVTNESEDVVLQHLGYETTSIDTLVERTGLSVGDVMSALLTMELKGFVVNTGAGYTRLEQSQGFINSMIKNGKQG comes from the coding sequence ATGCTATCCCCTCTCGAATTACAACTCTTCTTCAGCAGGCTACCGTCTGTTGGCACAGCAACCTACTGGAAGGTACTTGATCATGTCCCTGGCTTGAGTGCTTTTTTTGAGCTTTCACGAGACAAACTGGAAGTGCTTATCCCGCAGGAAGCAGTTGATGCGGTTGAGGAATTTCAGCGGCTAGGTAAGGCTTCGAGTACTTTTAAGCAGATCGAAGCGGATCTTGAATGGGCGGATAAGCTCAACGCAAAACTCATAGACTCCAGCAGTGAGCATTACCCTGAGTTATTGCGGGAAACAAAAAAACCACCTCCATTATTGTATGTTCTGGGTGATCCCAGTTGCCTTTCCTTCCCCCAGATTGCAGTCGTTGGCACCCGCAACCCCACTCCGGGTGGGCAGAGTAGCGCTTTTGAGTTTGCAGCCGAGCTGGCAAAACATGGTTTTACCATTACCAGCGGTTTGGCGCTGGGTATTGATACTGCCGCTCACACTGGTGCAGTTAGCGTCAATGGTCGAACAATTGCTGTACTGGGAACTGGTGTGGATAAAATCTACCCTGCCAGAAACCGGGAGCTTGTGCAGCGCATCATTGAAAACGGTGGGGCGGTTATCAGTGAATTCCCATTGGGTACTGAGGCTCTTCCTCAGAACTTTCCTCAACGAAATCGGGTGATCAGCGGTTTGAGCTATGGCACTTTAGTGATTGAAGCTGCGGTGAAAAGCGGTTCGCTGATTACGGCCAGGTATGCGGTACAACAGGATCGAGAAGTGTTTGCCTTGCCCGGTTCTGTTCATAATCCGCTTAGTCGGGGTTGTCATCAGCTGATTAAAGAAGGGGCAAAACTGGTAGAAACAGCAATGGATGTGACCAGCGAGTTAAAGGGGTTTTTGTCCATGAGCTGGGAGCAAACTGGACGGATGAGTGACTCGGTGGACTCCGATATTGTCGGGCAGCTCGTCACTAATGAGTCAGAAGATGTCGTACTTCAGCATTTAGGCTACGAAACCACCTCTATCGATACATTGGTAGAGAGAACAGGTTTGTCCGTGGGCGATGTGATGTCAGCGCTGCTCACTATGGAGTTGAAAGGCTTTGTGGTAAATACTGGAGCGGGCTATACGCGGCTTGAACAGTCGCAGGGGTTTATCAACTCGATGATTAAAAATGGTAAGCAAGGGTAG
- a CDS encoding L-threonylcarbamoyladenylate synthase, whose protein sequence is MDWRWHPRIQQCALRILRGDVIAYPTEAVWGLGCDPFNQHAVEKILRLKQRHVDKGLILVAGEIEQLSFLLDGINSEQRAQLEQSWPGHITWLIPHKNRVPDFVSGQFDSVAVRVSTHPIIQSLCKLVDGPIVSTSANPQGLPPARSQMAARRYFGKENLYFSPGNVGKNASPSVIKDLLTGRIIRA, encoded by the coding sequence ATGGATTGGCGCTGGCACCCTCGTATTCAACAATGTGCGCTGCGAATACTTCGTGGTGATGTAATAGCATATCCTACTGAAGCTGTGTGGGGTTTGGGGTGTGATCCTTTTAATCAACATGCAGTCGAAAAAATTCTTCGGCTTAAGCAGCGGCATGTCGATAAAGGTTTGATTCTCGTTGCTGGTGAGATTGAACAGCTGTCATTTCTTTTGGACGGCATAAACTCCGAACAACGTGCCCAACTTGAACAGTCCTGGCCCGGCCATATTACCTGGTTGATTCCCCATAAAAATCGCGTACCGGATTTTGTTTCAGGCCAATTTGATAGTGTTGCGGTGAGAGTAAGTACTCACCCAATAATTCAATCTTTGTGTAAATTAGTTGATGGGCCTATCGTGTCGACGTCAGCTAACCCCCAAGGGTTGCCGCCAGCCCGATCACAAATGGCAGCAAGACGATACTTCGGTAAAGAAAACCTGTATTTTAGTCCGGGCAATGTGGGCAAGAATGCATCTCCATCGGTGATTAAGGACTTACTCACCGGACGTATAATCCGCGCATAA
- the hemF gene encoding oxygen-dependent coproporphyrinogen oxidase: protein MSAPDKQAVKQYLQQLQTRICDELSLVDGKQQFVEDTWQRAEGGGGASRVMTEGAVIEKGGVNFSHVMGEALPVSATAHRPELAGRSFEAMGVSLVIHPHNPFVPTSHANVRFFIAEKEGEAPVWWFGGGYDLTPYYGFEEDCQHWHQTAKTACEPFGQEIYPKYKKWCDDYFYLKHRGEPRGVGGLFFDDLNHMGFEQSFAFMQAVGDSYTKAYIPIVEKRKNTPYTEQEKQFQLYRRGRYVEFNLVYDRGTLFGLQTGGRTESILMSLPPLVRWEYDWHPEPGSKEADLYDKYLITKEWV, encoded by the coding sequence ATGTCAGCACCTGATAAACAGGCGGTTAAGCAATATCTCCAACAACTGCAAACACGCATATGCGACGAACTGAGTTTGGTGGATGGTAAACAGCAGTTTGTTGAGGATACTTGGCAACGAGCAGAAGGCGGTGGCGGTGCTTCCCGGGTTATGACCGAGGGCGCGGTGATTGAAAAAGGTGGCGTCAACTTTTCTCACGTTATGGGAGAAGCCTTGCCTGTTTCTGCAACTGCCCACAGACCGGAGCTGGCTGGCCGAAGCTTTGAAGCAATGGGGGTGTCGTTGGTCATTCATCCGCATAACCCTTTTGTGCCAACCAGTCACGCTAATGTCCGTTTCTTTATCGCCGAGAAAGAAGGCGAAGCCCCTGTATGGTGGTTTGGTGGCGGCTATGATCTGACGCCTTACTATGGGTTTGAGGAAGATTGCCAGCATTGGCACCAGACTGCGAAAACGGCCTGTGAGCCTTTCGGGCAAGAGATTTACCCAAAGTACAAAAAGTGGTGTGATGACTACTTTTACCTCAAGCACAGAGGTGAACCCCGTGGTGTTGGTGGGCTCTTTTTCGACGACTTAAATCATATGGGGTTTGAACAGAGTTTCGCCTTTATGCAGGCGGTGGGAGACAGCTATACCAAGGCCTATATTCCCATTGTCGAAAAGCGTAAAAACACACCATACACCGAACAAGAAAAGCAGTTTCAACTGTACCGGCGAGGTCGATATGTGGAATTTAATCTGGTGTACGACCGGGGAACCCTGTTTGGTTTGCAGACCGGAGGAAGAACGGAATCCATTTTGATGTCTCTACCACCCTTGGTCCGTTGGGAATATGACTGGCATCCCGAGCCGGGGTCGAAAGAAGCTGACCTATACGATAAGTACTTGATTACAAAGGAGTGGGTGTAA
- the aroE gene encoding shikimate dehydrogenase, translating to MTEQTKDRYCVFGNPIAHSKSPVIHSLFAEQTQQQLSYDKQVVDIDGFNQAANDFFASGGKGLNITVPFKHDAYQFAQVLTERAKTAGAVNTLALQDDGTILGDNTDGIGMVSDIVDRMGWPIQAQRVLILGAGGAVRGVLLPVLEQHPMSVTVANRTAEKARVLEEEFKPYGHIRGCGYDELDGLQFDLVINGTSASLSGDLPPIPAEVLANNAKAYDMMYGNEPTPFLQWAKQHGADEIADGLGMLVGQAAESFYIWRHCRPDVQPVINQLRQI from the coding sequence ATGACCGAACAAACGAAAGACCGTTATTGTGTTTTTGGTAATCCCATTGCTCATTCCAAGTCGCCGGTTATCCATTCTCTCTTTGCCGAACAAACACAGCAGCAACTCTCCTATGACAAGCAAGTAGTCGATATTGACGGTTTTAATCAGGCAGCAAACGACTTTTTTGCATCCGGGGGAAAGGGCTTAAATATCACCGTGCCTTTTAAACACGATGCTTACCAATTTGCACAGGTGCTGACCGAACGGGCAAAAACAGCGGGGGCAGTGAATACACTGGCGCTACAAGATGATGGCACCATTCTGGGGGATAACACCGATGGCATTGGTATGGTGTCAGACATTGTGGACCGAATGGGATGGCCGATTCAGGCGCAGCGGGTACTGATTCTGGGGGCGGGGGGTGCCGTTCGCGGTGTGCTTCTACCGGTGCTGGAGCAACATCCAATGAGTGTTACTGTGGCCAACAGGACAGCTGAAAAAGCGCGAGTATTGGAAGAGGAGTTTAAACCTTACGGGCATATTCGTGGCTGTGGCTACGATGAACTTGATGGCCTGCAATTTGATCTCGTTATTAACGGTACATCGGCCAGTCTATCCGGGGATTTACCGCCGATTCCCGCTGAGGTTTTGGCCAATAACGCCAAGGCTTACGACATGATGTATGGCAATGAGCCGACCCCGTTTTTACAATGGGCGAAGCAACATGGTGCTGATGAGATCGCAGATGGACTGGGAATGCTAGTTGGACAAGCTGCAGAATCGTTTTATATTTGGCGTCACTGTCGGCCAGATGTGCAGCCCGTTATCAATCAACTAAGGCAAATTTAG
- a CDS encoding L,D-transpeptidase family protein, which yields MYEITVERGISQGTLTFTGPNKSVQTKCYWNLSKKIPAGVYTGCSATTMARKKNSAGKPREAVFIPNVVGFSGIFIHMGKPPYEKWSDGCVVIEETKIIEIYNAITPKDGRNVKVTITDKS from the coding sequence GTGTACGAAATTACGGTAGAGCGAGGAATCAGCCAGGGCACGTTAACATTTACTGGTCCGAACAAAAGCGTGCAAACCAAGTGTTATTGGAACCTCAGTAAAAAAATTCCTGCGGGCGTCTATACCGGTTGTTCTGCGACCACAATGGCACGCAAAAAGAATTCCGCCGGAAAACCAAGAGAGGCCGTGTTTATCCCCAATGTAGTTGGTTTTTCCGGTATCTTCATTCACATGGGTAAACCGCCCTATGAAAAATGGTCAGACGGCTGTGTCGTGATTGAGGAAACCAAAATTATTGAAATCTACAATGCCATCACCCCGAAAGATGGCCGCAATGTAAAAGTAACTATTACGGATAAGTCGTGA
- a CDS encoding AraC family transcriptional regulator, with product MKRNPLSTAQPEILPVNDFGLKLYLPLPSLSQSIQHIWYCGGTSSNTGFTQYLTPNGGLGIIINIGSPIWVDNEQLKQGVYFDSTFVQSQKIQLPSNCKVFGIRFFPGEFKRCFPLPVCELRKGLVDTSSIYPDTEQLLTELTLASCRIKQIVLIENWLYSLICRFNYSDVALRPLLSKLRANYSGKISKLIDSHTGLSQRSLERRFKSSLGMSIKEYLDIQRFNTALKTIRQKPEDLSQVALSAGYYDQSHFSRQFKRVMNITPGQYLQRFLKSRSGNLRDENP from the coding sequence ATGAAGCGTAACCCACTGAGTACAGCCCAGCCAGAAATCCTGCCCGTTAACGACTTCGGGCTTAAACTGTATCTGCCATTACCATCACTGTCACAATCCATTCAACATATTTGGTATTGTGGAGGAACATCCTCCAATACAGGGTTTACTCAGTATCTGACGCCCAACGGTGGTCTGGGCATCATCATCAATATCGGCTCTCCAATATGGGTTGATAACGAACAACTGAAACAAGGCGTCTATTTTGATAGCACTTTTGTTCAATCACAAAAAATCCAACTCCCGTCAAACTGCAAAGTTTTTGGTATTCGATTTTTCCCTGGTGAATTCAAACGATGCTTTCCACTGCCAGTATGCGAACTCAGGAAGGGGTTGGTCGATACATCTTCTATCTACCCCGACACGGAACAGTTGTTGACTGAACTAACACTAGCATCGTGTCGGATAAAACAAATAGTATTGATTGAAAACTGGCTGTATTCGCTTATTTGCCGGTTCAACTATTCAGATGTTGCCCTTCGCCCCTTGCTATCAAAACTTAGGGCAAACTATTCCGGCAAAATTTCCAAACTCATTGATTCGCATACAGGGTTAAGCCAACGCTCACTGGAAAGGCGTTTTAAGAGCAGTTTAGGGATGTCTATTAAGGAGTATTTGGATATCCAACGCTTTAACACCGCGTTGAAAACAATTCGGCAAAAGCCTGAGGATCTCAGCCAAGTGGCACTGTCCGCTGGCTACTATGATCAGTCGCATTTTTCGCGCCAGTTTAAACGTGTGATGAACATTACACCTGGCCAGTATCTACAGCGTTTTCTCAAATCCCGATCAGGGAATCTGCGTGATGAGAACCCGTGA
- a CDS encoding redoxin family protein → MRLKKLLNRLVLMTLVICLVNQVYAEKLDVPLKTLNNERINLKDYKTEKPLYIKLWATWCQECIKQMPHYVEAYKQYHDKIDFLSINLDINDDLQAVQEIIKQYQLSMPVVKDHNSAFTTAFDAVFTPFHVLINRDGTVVHKGFEASEALDKKIALLAKKDIDAAEGSVAKKTTKPEVIQEQGKRVLFFTMAWCDWYLQETRPEVSKNCVDGQEMVNSLYAKTQNENWQILINRIWTKQEDIDAYQKKYTIAAPMKMDTENTLFQHYKIKVAPTLIVLDDGIEKLRVTQFADKKQVEKMVQAALK, encoded by the coding sequence ATGAGACTTAAAAAGTTATTAAACCGTTTGGTATTAATGACCTTAGTTATCTGCTTGGTTAATCAGGTTTATGCAGAAAAACTGGATGTGCCGCTAAAGACCTTGAACAATGAGCGGATTAACCTGAAAGATTATAAGACAGAGAAACCGCTTTACATAAAGCTCTGGGCAACCTGGTGCCAGGAGTGCATTAAACAAATGCCCCATTATGTTGAAGCGTACAAACAGTATCACGACAAAATCGATTTCCTTAGTATCAATCTGGACATTAATGATGATCTCCAGGCTGTACAGGAAATAATCAAGCAATATCAGTTGTCGATGCCAGTAGTGAAAGATCACAATAGTGCATTTACGACGGCGTTTGATGCTGTGTTTACGCCTTTTCACGTGTTGATAAATCGCGATGGTACTGTAGTGCATAAAGGTTTTGAGGCATCGGAAGCGTTAGACAAAAAAATTGCATTGCTTGCCAAAAAAGACATTGATGCTGCAGAAGGTTCGGTGGCAAAAAAAACCACAAAACCAGAAGTTATCCAGGAGCAGGGAAAACGTGTGTTGTTTTTTACAATGGCATGGTGTGACTGGTACCTTCAGGAAACCCGGCCAGAAGTATCCAAAAACTGTGTCGATGGCCAAGAAATGGTGAATTCGTTGTACGCAAAAACACAAAACGAAAATTGGCAAATCCTGATCAATCGAATTTGGACTAAACAAGAAGATATCGACGCTTACCAAAAGAAATATACTATTGCAGCGCCAATGAAAATGGACACTGAAAACACGCTATTTCAGCATTACAAAATTAAAGTGGCACCGACATTGATCGTATTGGACGATGGAATTGAGAAGTTGAGAGTCACACAGTTTGCCGATAAAAAACAGGTAGAAAAAATGGTTCAGGCGGCGTTGAAATAA
- a CDS encoding transglutaminase-like domain-containing protein codes for MALAQSLYQFYSLPGPNTELTLFQQDTKPVNGIEALCDLVNNIVLIDFWHNMRITKLNPSRESDLSLRSIHEKLANFHKLNTSDLQQERVDQEKILGNCRDTSLLLCAFLRYHGVPARVRSGFATFFSKKKKFDHWLCEYWQEEEQRWVKVDTWMYQIICNKHRLNFIFRFLLNRLKYNPLDVESKDFISGGEAWLNCYIKGENPKHYGTYEKELNGDWFVRDNMLRDLFCLNKLEILPWDTEEIQGGKDKPVEDEDVNELNQLAELVSTPDQHFADISAYFKTHFPGIEI; via the coding sequence ATGGCTTTAGCTCAAAGCTTATATCAATTTTATTCTCTTCCTGGTCCCAATACGGAGTTAACTTTATTTCAGCAGGACACTAAACCAGTTAACGGAATCGAAGCTCTGTGCGACCTGGTCAATAATATTGTGCTGATAGACTTTTGGCACAATATGAGAATTACCAAGCTCAATCCTTCCAGGGAAAGTGACCTTAGCCTGCGCAGTATTCATGAAAAACTGGCTAACTTTCACAAACTGAACACCAGTGATCTTCAACAGGAAAGGGTAGATCAAGAAAAAATCCTGGGTAACTGTCGGGACACATCATTATTACTCTGTGCGTTTCTTAGATATCACGGCGTGCCCGCACGAGTTCGGTCCGGATTCGCCACATTCTTTAGTAAAAAGAAAAAATTTGACCATTGGCTATGCGAGTATTGGCAAGAAGAGGAACAACGGTGGGTGAAAGTCGACACATGGATGTATCAAATTATCTGCAATAAACACCGACTAAATTTTATATTTCGATTTCTGCTCAATCGTTTGAAATACAACCCTCTGGATGTGGAAAGTAAAGATTTTATATCGGGGGGTGAGGCGTGGTTAAATTGTTACATCAAAGGTGAAAACCCAAAGCATTATGGTACCTATGAAAAAGAGTTAAACGGTGATTGGTTCGTTCGTGACAATATGCTCCGAGATTTGTTTTGTCTAAATAAACTGGAGATTTTGCCGTGGGACACTGAAGAAATACAGGGTGGAAAAGACAAGCCGGTGGAGGATGAGGACGTCAATGAATTAAACCAACTTGCTGAATTAGTATCGACTCCAGATCAGCATTTTGCGGATATCAGCGCATATTTTAAAACGCATTTTCCTGGTATTGAAATATAA
- a CDS encoding gamma carbonic anhydrase family protein encodes MSESKAIRAYKGVQPQLGDRVYIDEAGVVIGDVVLGDDVSVWPCAVIRGDMHKIRVGARTSVQDNAVLHITHASNYNPDGYPLHIGEDVTIGHGACLHGCTIGNRVLVGIGSTVLDGAIVEDEVVIGAGTLVPPGKTLESGFLYVGSPCKKARPLKPEEKTFFTYSAQNYVKLKNEYLADD; translated from the coding sequence ATGTCAGAAAGCAAGGCTATCCGAGCCTATAAAGGGGTTCAGCCACAACTTGGTGACCGAGTATACATAGATGAAGCCGGCGTCGTCATTGGCGATGTGGTACTCGGCGACGATGTATCCGTTTGGCCTTGCGCCGTCATCCGTGGTGATATGCATAAAATTCGAGTGGGCGCTAGAACCAGCGTGCAGGATAACGCCGTGCTGCACATTACCCACGCCAGCAACTATAACCCCGATGGTTATCCACTACATATTGGTGAAGATGTCACTATTGGCCACGGCGCATGTTTACATGGTTGCACTATAGGTAATCGAGTCCTGGTCGGTATTGGCTCGACCGTATTAGACGGCGCGATCGTTGAAGACGAGGTTGTTATCGGTGCAGGAACTCTGGTTCCACCGGGTAAAACCCTGGAAAGCGGCTTTTTGTATGTCGGTAGCCCCTGCAAAAAAGCTCGACCATTAAAGCCCGAGGAAAAAACGTTTTTCACTTATTCAGCACAAAACTACGTGAAATTAAAAAATGAATACCTGGCTGATGATTGA